The following proteins come from a genomic window of Gossypium raimondii isolate GPD5lz chromosome 5, ASM2569854v1, whole genome shotgun sequence:
- the LOC105770047 gene encoding LOW QUALITY PROTEIN: extensin (The sequence of the model RefSeq protein was modified relative to this genomic sequence to represent the inferred CDS: deleted 1 base in 1 codon), translating to MGSPITSLFLTLLLFIVSLSLPSQTLANYPYSSPPPPPPKEYPPPPYYYKSPPPPPPVYSPPPPKEPYKYKSPPPPPPVHYPPPPYEYKSPPPPPPSPPKHPYKYKSPPPPPPSPPKHPYKYKSPPPPPSPPKHPYKYKSPPPPPPSPPKHPYKYKSPPPHHHHPSILTSTSLHHHHHHHHPSTPTSTSLLHLHHHHPSIPTSTSLHHHHHHHPSTPTSTSLLHPHHHHPSTLTSTSLHHHLHHHHPSTLTSTSLHPTITTQASLQVQVSTPPPPSPPKHPYKYKSPPPPPPSPPKHPYKYKSPPPPTPVYKYKSPPPPPAYYYKSPPPPPPHYVYSSPPPPHHY from the exons ATGGGGTCTCCAATCACCTCCCTCTTTCTCACTCTCCTCCTCTTCATCGTCTCTCTTAGCTTGCCTTCTCAAACTCTAGCAAATTACCCTTACTCATCTCCTCCTCCTCCGCCTCCTAAGGAGTACCCACCACCCCCTTACTACTACAAGTCACCACCTCCTCCTCCTCCGGTCTACTCCCCACCACCACCCAAGGAGCCTTACAAGTATAAGTCTCCACCACCTCCTCCACCAGTGCATTATCCTCCACCCCCTTACGAGTACAAGTCTCCTCCGCCACCCCCGCCATCACCACCCAAGCATCCCTATAAGTACAAGtctccacctccacctccaccaTCACCACCCAAGCACCCTTACAAGTACAAGTCTCCACCACCCCCACCATCACCACCCAAGCACCCCTACAAGTACAAGTCTCCTCCACCACCTCCACCATCACCACCCAAGCACCCCTACAAGTATAAGTCTCCACCACCCCACCATCACCACCCAAGCATCCTTACAAGTACAAgtctccaccaccaccaccaccatcaccACCCAAGCACCCCTACAAGTACAAGTCTCCTCCACCTCCACCATCACCACCCAAGCATCCCTACAAGTACAAgtctccaccaccaccaccatcaccACCCAAGCACCCCTACAAGTACAAGTCTCCTCCACCCCCACCATCACCACCCAAGCACCCTTACAAGTACAAGTCTCCACCACCACCTCCACCATCACCACCCAAGCACCCTTACAAGTACAAGTCTCCACCCCACCATCACCACCCAAGCATCCCTACAAGTACAAGTCTCCACCCCACCCCCACCCTCACCACCCAAGCACCCCTACAAGTACAAGTCTCCACCCCCACCCCCACCCTCACCACCCAAGCACCCTTACAAGTACAAGTCTCCCCCACCACCCACTCCAGTCTACAAATATAAGTCTCCT CCTCCTCCTCCAGCTTACTATTACAAGTCTCCTCCTCCACCACCACCCCATTATGTCTACTCATCACCACCTCCTCCTCACCACTACTAA